The genomic DNA TTGTGAGAGGGTTAGTATGAATTGTAGAGAAATGAAAGTTAGATATTTATAATTCAACCAAAATTGGGAGTATGTTATGCTTGAGGTAATGTATGAACTTAGTAAATACATACCGCCGAGTCCGAACAGGGTTGAAGGAGTTGAACTTGATCTAGTAGATGCTAAACATGTTTTGTGTATTGAGTTTGATGATAGAGGAAAGTATAAGGATGTTTCATACGAGCAATTTCATAAAAGTTATCCTCAGAAGTATCTATTCAAGCAGAGAGCGTCAAACCCACCTACCTACACACCTTCACTCTATCTAACGGAGACCGAAAAGACACTTAAGCATCTAACAACCATTATATCCAACCTTCTTAAAGACTCGGAAGATAAACTTATAGAGGATATATACGATGAATGTGAAAAAAATAAGAAGAAAATATTTTCCTCTATAGAAAATCATAGATCTAAGCTTCGGGAAGGAAAAATTTTGATTACCTTGAAGATTGGAGGTAAGTATCTTCGTGAAGTGCCGAATTTCGTTGATGCTCTAGTTGCTTCACTCAAGAACAATAGCAGGTATTTGGCTACCAAGGGTAAAGGTGTTTGCTCAATGTGTGGTGAAGTTAAGGAAGTTTATGGAGATAACTCACCATACGCTTTCTACACACTTGATAAGCCTGGGTATATAGTTGGAGGTATGAGAGAAGATATTTCTTGGAAAAACTTTCCTTTGTGTTTTGAATGTAGGTCTAAACTAGATGCTGTAAGAAACTACATAGAACAGAAGCTTACCTTTTCCTTTGCTGGAAACATAGAGTATCATATGATACCTTATTTCTTTACAGACAATCGAATCTTTATCCGGTCAGTGTTGGGAACGATTTCTGGTAGTGGTAAGGATGTAAGTGTGGATAGGGAATCATACAGAAACCTAACGAGTGATGAAAGGGAAGTTCATACCATAGCAAAGATACTAAACGAGCAGAATGTCTTTTCCGTGACACTAATGTTTCTAGAGGTACAGCAAGCAAGAGAGACAGTAAGATTACTTATACAGGATGTCTATCCTTCCAGATTGAAGGAGATTTTTAATAAAAAAGGAGAAGTTGATAGATGGATGGAGAAAATAATGAGTATAGGAGTATATAGCATTAGCGAAAACTACAGAAAGTTTATGAATGCTTTGTATGTGAATACGAATAATCTTATGAATTTCTTTACATCAAGATACAACGAAGTTCAGAGTAGCGATAGGTTCCCGTTCAAGAAAGAGTTTTACAAGATTGTAGAGAGTATATTCAAATCTGTTCCTTTTGACGAAAAGTCTCTAATCAGAATATATATGTTATCTTTGAGAAAACTTTTCAACGACCCTGAAAGAGTAAATAACTTCTATTTGCTAGTTCTACGATCCTATTTCCTATATGTCTTTGTAAAACTTTGTGTAGAGGGAGGAAGTCTTATGGATCAGTTTTCAAATCTTGATGATTTCCTAAACTCTTTGAAAGGTTTGGGAGATAATCCAGTTGCTAAAGGTATATTTTTGACAGGTGTTCTAGCCCAGCAAGTCCTTGATTATCAGAAGAACAAATTAGGAACGAGAGCTTTTTCTTCAAAACTTGGAGGTCTCATACTAAATAAGAGAGATGTTATGAGGATACTATCGCAGGCAAGAAATAAACTAAACGAATACGGTATATTTGGTAAATTTAGTAGAAAGATATTTGAAAAAGCATCAGAGATTTTGTCGTCTTCTGATGATTGGAAGATGAATATTGATGAGATCTCCTATTACTTTTCACTTGGACTTGGTATGAAGAAGAAAGTCTATAACTTTCTTTATCAGTCTGATAAAGAGAAAAAACAAGGAGGAGTAATATGATAAATAATAGAAGAGAGTTCCTTTTCATTTATGATGTTTCTTTTGCTAACCCTAATGGTGATCCTGCAAATGAAAATAGGCCTAGGATAGACGAGGAAACTGGAATTAATTATGTAACTCCTGATAGGCTTAAGAGAGTGATAAGAGACCAACTGGTGGACTTTGGAGAGAATATCTTTGTGAAAAAGGAGGTTAAAGATGGTAAAGTCCTTACTAGGAAGGATATATTTGATAGCTATGGTAAAAACATAGAAGAGATACTGAAGGAGTGTATAGATATTAGACTATTTGGTATCACTTTGGCTGTTGGTAACAAGGATGATGAAGATTCTTCGGGTAGTGAGAAAGGTAAGAGTAAAGTTTCCTCTGAAGGAGATTTTCGTTCGCTAACAGGACCTGTTCAGTTTAAATTTGGTAAGTCTCTCCACAGAGTCAGTCTTGAATATGTGAAGGGAACAACAGTTTTAGCTTCAAAGAAAGGGAGGGTTCAAGGAACTATGACAGAAAAGTGGATACTACCATACTCTCTTATTGTGTTTTATGGAATAGCAAACGAAAAAGCAAGCCAATCAACTGGTTTAAAGGATGGAGATATAGATAAGATGCTTAGAGCTATGTGGATAGGATTTAAGGCGAATACAGATATTATCTCAACTTCAAAGATGGGACACAATCCAAGACTACTCCTTGAGATAGTATACAAGGAAAACACATTGACACACATAGGAGACCTTGATAATCTGGTATCTCTTAAGACTAACAAAAGAGATGAAGAAGTGAGGAGTATAGAAGAGGTTGAGATTGATATGTCAAAACTAGCCGATAAGGTCAAAGAATATAAAGACAAGATACAGAAGGTAAGGTATGCTATTGATTCTTCTGTCAAACTAAGTTCTAGGATAGAGGATGTTTTCTCGGGTGTGAGTGTTGAGAGAATAAACTTTGATAAATAACTTTAGGTATGGATAAGGTTGTAATTTTTGATATATACGGTGATTTTGGACACTTTAGGAAGTTTTACACTACCGCTTCTCCACTTACCTATGCTTCTCCTCCACCTACTACTGTGAGGGGTATTATATCTGCTATTTTAGGGTTTGATAAAAATAACTACATTCAGAAAGCGAATAATTTGGATGTTGCTGTTAAGATACTCAATCCTGTAAGGAAGATAAGATTAGGTCTTAATTATGTGAGTACCAAAGCAAGCCCACTTACCATTAATTTCAAAGGAATAAAAGAGCGAACTCAAGTTTTCGCTGAGTTTCTCAAAGAACCTCGTTATAGGATATTTGTAAAGCCAAGAAACGAGGAAGGGAGAGATATTTTGGAAACTCTTAACTCTCTTCTAGCGGAAGGTAAAACTAACTACACTGTCTCTTTAGGTCTTGCTTATCTCCTTGCTAATGTCAAATACGTGGGTAAGGGTGAAGTAGAAAATATAGTAACTTCTAAGAGGGTAGATACTGTTTTCTCATCGGACATTATAGAGAACATAGATGTCAAAGGTGATAAGAAGATTGTTAAAGAAAGAATGCTTCTATATATGGATGATGATAGAATACCTGGTGAGTATGTTGATGTGATAGCAGAGATAACGGGTAAATCCATAGATGGTAGTTTTAAAAATGTCTGTATAGTATCTTACGGTGCAGAAAAAGATAATGTCTTCTTCTTTAATAGTTAAATAAGGTGAGATGTAGTATGTCTTCAGGTATGCTATCAAATATACTTTCACATCCTGAGAAGCATCTTGAGGAACATATAAACGGTTGTCTTAGACACTTTAGGGAAGAGGTATCTAAACTTAATCTAGACGAAAAACTTTTGAAGGCAATAGAGATACTGATTGTTTGTCACGATATTGGTAAAGCAACAAGTTATTTTCAAGGTTATATAAGAGGAGGCGAAAGGAACCAATTTACAAATCATTCACTCCTATCGTCTGTTTTTGCTTACTATATCACAAAGAATCTTTTAAATGATACAAAACTTGCAGTTTATAACTTCGTTGCTTGTAAAAACCATCACTCCGACCTTTGGAACTCCAAAGAAGAGGATGTTAATTTTCTAATGGATGAACTTACTATCGTATCTCAATCAATATCTCCAAACCCGGACCCTCCAGTAGCAGTTGAGTATCTAAAAAAGCAGTTAGATAGCATAGACTTTGAGGAATTTCACAAGTTTGTTTCAAACCTTGATGTTTCTGAAGATGTAAAGTCCGCTCTGATGGTGTCTAAAGGGCAGGTTGAGGAGTGGATAGAAAGCATTGAAGGTGAACTGATGGAATTGAAAGGAACACAAATAATTGAAGATGAACTGATGAAATTGAAAGCAACACAAAGAATTGAAGATGAACTGATGGAATTGAAAGCAAAACAAAGAATTTTACAATCTCAAAATGGAGGCGCTGAACTTACTGATATTCCAAACTGTGTTAAGATATATGGTTCAATTGAGGACTACTTTACCTTCCTACTAATGTTCTCTTCCTTAGTTTACTCTGACAAAAAAGATGCTATACTGCCAATTGACTTTGACTTCAAACTTGAGTATCTGGAAGCTGATGAGAAGATAGTTGAGAAATACAAAGAGACAATCAAAACAAACTACAACATAAACGCTTACAGAGAGAAAGCATATAATGAGGTTTTGAATACTAACATTCAGGAACTTCTTGAGGATGGTAAGAGATTTTTCTCTATTACTCTTCCAACTGGTATGGGTAAAACACTTACGGGTTTTGCGTTTGCCCTGAAGTTAAGAGATTTTCTGAAGAAAAGTGGGAGAGGTGAGTATAAGATTGTCTATTCATTACCGTTTTTGAGTATAATAGACCAGAATTTTGATGTGATAGAGAGAGTACTAAAAGAGAACGGTATTCATACGACTAGCGATAATGTTGTAAAGCATCATCATTTAAGTGAGTTAAAGTATAGGATTAATGGAAATTCTAAAGACAACTATTTAGATACGGAGATTTCAAAGTTGTTTATAGAAACCTGGGAGACAAACATAGTAATAACAACTTTCATTCAGTTGTTTTTGTCAATAATAACAAATTCAAACTCTTCAAGTAGGAGATTTATAAAACTAGCAAAGTCAATCATTATTCTTGATGAGGTTCAAACGATACCTTACAAATATTGGGATGTCATTAGGGGATTTTTTGAGAGATATGCTGAAAAGTTTGATGTGTATATAGTATTTATGACTGCAACTCAACCAAAGATACTACCTACGTTTGAACTTGTTAGGGACAAAGATTACTACTTTACAAAGTTAGATAGAATAGAGGTAAGCTACGATAGTGAGGAGATGACGATAGATGAATTTCTAGGCAAGTATGGCTACGAAATTCAAAGATACCTAGAATATGGTAAGAAGATTCTTTTTATATGCA from Spirochaetota bacterium includes the following:
- a CDS encoding TIGR02556 family CRISPR-associated protein — encoded protein: MLEVMYELSKYIPPSPNRVEGVELDLVDAKHVLCIEFDDRGKYKDVSYEQFHKSYPQKYLFKQRASNPPTYTPSLYLTETEKTLKHLTTIISNLLKDSEDKLIEDIYDECEKNKKKIFSSIENHRSKLREGKILITLKIGGKYLREVPNFVDALVASLKNNSRYLATKGKGVCSMCGEVKEVYGDNSPYAFYTLDKPGYIVGGMREDISWKNFPLCFECRSKLDAVRNYIEQKLTFSFAGNIEYHMIPYFFTDNRIFIRSVLGTISGSGKDVSVDRESYRNLTSDEREVHTIAKILNEQNVFSVTLMFLEVQQARETVRLLIQDVYPSRLKEIFNKKGEVDRWMEKIMSIGVYSISENYRKFMNALYVNTNNLMNFFTSRYNEVQSSDRFPFKKEFYKIVESIFKSVPFDEKSLIRIYMLSLRKLFNDPERVNNFYLLVLRSYFLYVFVKLCVEGGSLMDQFSNLDDFLNSLKGLGDNPVAKGIFLTGVLAQQVLDYQKNKLGTRAFSSKLGGLILNKRDVMRILSQARNKLNEYGIFGKFSRKIFEKASEILSSSDDWKMNIDEISYYFSLGLGMKKKVYNFLYQSDKEKKQGGVI
- the cas7b gene encoding type I-B CRISPR-associated protein Cas7/Csh2, with translation MINNRREFLFIYDVSFANPNGDPANENRPRIDEETGINYVTPDRLKRVIRDQLVDFGENIFVKKEVKDGKVLTRKDIFDSYGKNIEEILKECIDIRLFGITLAVGNKDDEDSSGSEKGKSKVSSEGDFRSLTGPVQFKFGKSLHRVSLEYVKGTTVLASKKGRVQGTMTEKWILPYSLIVFYGIANEKASQSTGLKDGDIDKMLRAMWIGFKANTDIISTSKMGHNPRLLLEIVYKENTLTHIGDLDNLVSLKTNKRDEEVRSIEEVEIDMSKLADKVKEYKDKIQKVRYAIDSSVKLSSRIEDVFSGVSVERINFDK
- the cas5b gene encoding type I-B CRISPR-associated protein Cas5b produces the protein MDKVVIFDIYGDFGHFRKFYTTASPLTYASPPPTTVRGIISAILGFDKNNYIQKANNLDVAVKILNPVRKIRLGLNYVSTKASPLTINFKGIKERTQVFAEFLKEPRYRIFVKPRNEEGRDILETLNSLLAEGKTNYTVSLGLAYLLANVKYVGKGEVENIVTSKRVDTVFSSDIIENIDVKGDKKIVKERMLLYMDDDRIPGEYVDVIAEITGKSIDGSFKNVCIVSYGAEKDNVFFFNS
- the cas3 gene encoding CRISPR-associated helicase Cas3', with the protein product MSSGMLSNILSHPEKHLEEHINGCLRHFREEVSKLNLDEKLLKAIEILIVCHDIGKATSYFQGYIRGGERNQFTNHSLLSSVFAYYITKNLLNDTKLAVYNFVACKNHHSDLWNSKEEDVNFLMDELTIVSQSISPNPDPPVAVEYLKKQLDSIDFEEFHKFVSNLDVSEDVKSALMVSKGQVEEWIESIEGELMELKGTQIIEDELMKLKATQRIEDELMELKAKQRILQSQNGGAELTDIPNCVKIYGSIEDYFTFLLMFSSLVYSDKKDAILPIDFDFKLEYLEADEKIVEKYKETIKTNYNINAYREKAYNEVLNTNIQELLEDGKRFFSITLPTGMGKTLTGFAFALKLRDFLKKSGRGEYKIVYSLPFLSIIDQNFDVIERVLKENGIHTTSDNVVKHHHLSELKYRINGNSKDNYLDTEISKLFIETWETNIVITTFIQLFLSIITNSNSSSRRFIKLAKSIIILDEVQTIPYKYWDVIRGFFERYAEKFDVYIVFMTATQPKILPTFELVRDKDYYFTKLDRIEVSYDSEEMTIDEFLGKYGYEIQRYLEYGKKILFICNTIRSSKELYKSLSETFDNYSITYLSSYVIPKHRLERIREIRDREYDILVSTQVVEAGVDIDFDVVYRDFAPIDSIIQSSGRCNRNAKKDKGILKVVHLVYETSKDGEGEAILRLLKYARSHKSIFSSKKPKDRMWYASLIYDYLLLQCTERV